One stretch of Arachis duranensis cultivar V14167 chromosome 1, aradu.V14167.gnm2.J7QH, whole genome shotgun sequence DNA includes these proteins:
- the LOC127747488 gene encoding uncharacterized protein LOC127747488, translating into MLEGDYVIMGDFNTITAYHEKEGGRSKSASSIEGFNNFLNMDGTVDLGFEGCRFTWSNRQYGGNLVREWLNRCLATPNWCEAYPRSAVVHLNDQGSNHRPILLITEEEQKTIKRRFRFQEKWCKEEEVGRIVRERWKEAVQGSLMFQLFSKLKRCRHHLVEWQRSKGGNSLQQINYLKQRIDEEKGKGNQADKHQIIVLEEELAETYLKEERFWWEKTRVQWLNYGDQNTQFFFIQKRISEIDIIEFSS; encoded by the coding sequence ATGTTGGAAGGTGATTATGTGATAATGGGAGACTTTAATACTATAACGGCATATCATGAAAAGGAAGGGGGCAGGTCAAAATCAGCCTCATCGATTGAAGGTTTCAATAATTTTCTCAACATGGATGGTACGGTGGATTTAGGATTTGAAGGGTGTAGATTCACATGGAGTAATAGGCAATATGGAGGAAACCTTGTCCGAGAGTGGCTCAATCGGTGTTTGGCTACACCAAATTGGTGCGAGGCCTACCCTAGATCTGCTGTGGTACACCTAAATGATCAAGGTTCAAATCATAGGCCTATTCTATTGATCACGGAGGAGGAGCAGAAGACGATCAAAAGACGATTTAGATTTCAGGAGAAATGGTGTAAGGAAGAAGAGGTTGGACGGATAGTTAGAGAAAGATGGAAAGAAGCAGTGCAAGGGTCTCTAATGTTTCAGTTATTCAGCAAACTCAAGAGATGTCGTCATCACTTGGTTGAATGGCAACGGAGCAAGGGCGGCAACTCGCTGCaacaaattaattatctaaAACAACGAATTGAtgaagagaaagggaaaggcAATCAGGCGGACAAGCATCAGATTATAGTTTTAGAAGAGGAATTGGCAGAAACATACTTAAAAGAAGAAAGGTTCTGGTGGGAAAAAACAAGGGTTCAATGGCTCAATTATGGAGATCaaaatacacaattttttttcattcaaaagcGCATATCAGAAATCGATATAATAGAATTCAGTAGCTAG